In the Podospora bellae-mahoneyi strain CBS 112042 chromosome 4, whole genome shotgun sequence genome, one interval contains:
- a CDS encoding hypothetical protein (EggNog:ENOG503NV8W; COG:S) — translation MHFKRLSRGHSLRKPETSATTSSASAQQQPEKLQTTTTPAESSVIQEDPVTMSTVTSPVEPSRQSTLASNLSDEAVPEHDPNTTAGLLAQRLQAWKHAVGYLEEYVEAVEKVHKNSSKEYERVLKTISKPLREGEHFDQSLGGVAGFFENMRVNTQALINTNAETEKSIKGSVLPVLERLHKEIKHKAKELAHGAEKGAKEVEKARNTTQKHIELLGQHTAAFESSGAKHHPNDDPYVIQRGVLHRLNKQVQEENNQRNDLIAVQANFQEFEAHVIGTVQQAMEAFNSFVGGQALKVQALYADMLGSAQRIPPDFEWKGFVKRSGDKLVDPAEGPRTVEAIQFPNQNHASTKALIEGSLERKSRNKLSWGYSTGYYVVTPAKFLHEFKDDDNYRKDPTPELSIYLPDAIIGLPAGEKFNVKGKDKSGGLGGKLSGSSELSFKAHSPAEAMKWFEVIKKVAGATPGSPTVPSPAEEVKVNPVEAAAAPATQGVTGAEEKPKPVVVVPEASTSAAADAKAQEAGVAPAAAAPAAAPAAADEKAAVKA, via the exons ATGCATTTCAAGCGACTTTCGAGAGGACATTCTCTCCGCAAACCAGAGACGTCCGCCACTACCTCTTCCGCCTCcgctcagcagcaaccggAGAAGTTACAGACTACCACAACACCTGCAGAGAGTAGTGTTATTCAGGAAGATCCAGTGACAATGTCTACTGTTACTTCGCCTGTTGAGCCCTCGAGGCAGAGCACGCTTGCGAGCAACCTTAGTGACGAGGCTGTTCCTGAGCACGATCCCAACACC ACGGCTGGCCTCCTTGCGCAGAGGTTGCAGGCATGGAAGCATGCTGTCGGTTACCTCGAGGAGTACGTCGAGGCGGTCGAGAAGGTGCACAAGAACTCGTCCAAGGAGTATGAGAGGGTTTTGAAG acCATCTCCAAACCCCTCCGCGAAGGCGAGCACTTTGATCAATCCCTCGGCGGCGTCGCCGGCTTCTTTGAAAACATGCGCGTCAACACCCAAGCCCtgatcaacaccaacgccgAGACGGAGAAATCCATCAAGGGCTCCGTCCTCCCCGTGCTCGAGCGCCTCCACAAGGAAATCAAgcacaaggccaaggagctcgCCCACGGCGCGGAAAAGGGCGCCAAGGAAGTCGAAAAGGCGCGCAACACGACCCAGAAGCACATTGAGCTCCTGGGCCAGCACACGGCTGCTTTTGAGTCTAGCGGGGCCAAGCACCACCCTAACGACGACCCGTATGTCATCCAGCGGGGCGTGCTGCACAGGCTGAACAAGCAGGTCCAGGAGGAGAACAATCAGCGTAACGATCTGATTGCTGTGCAGGCGAACTTTCAGGAGTTTGAGGCGCACGTCATCGGGACGGTGCAGCAGGCCATGGAGGCGTTTAACAGCTTTGTTGGGGGCCAGGCGCTGAAGGTGCAGGCGCTGTATGCGGACATGCTTGGTTCTGCCCAGAGGATCCCGCCCGATTTTGAGTGGAAGGGGTTTGTCAAGAGGTCGGGGGATAAGCTGGTTGATCCGGCGGAGGGGCCTAGGACAGTGGAGGCGATTCAGTTCCCGAATCAGAATCATGCTTCGACCAAGGCGCTGATTGaggggagcttggagaggaagagtaGGAATAAGCTCAGTTGGGGGTATTCCACGGGTTACTATGTGGTTACCCCGGCCAAGTTCTTGCACGAGTTCAAGGATGATGATAACTACAGGAAGGACCCGACGCCGGAGTTGAGTATTTACTTGCCGGATGCGATTATTGGTTTGCCGGCCGGGGAGAAGTTTAACGTCAAGGGGAAGGACAAgagtggtgggttggggggcaaGTTGTCGGGGAGCAGCGAGTTGAGCTTCAAGGCGCACAGTCCGGCCGAGGCGATGAAGTGGTTTGAGGTTATCAAGAAGGTGGCGGGGGCTACGCCGGGGAGCCCGACGGTGCCGAGTCCGGCGGAAGAGGTGAAGGTCAATCCGGTCGAGGCGGCGGCTGCGCCCGCAACGCAGGGGGTTACTGGtgcggaggagaagccgAAAccggttgtggttgttccCGAGGCGAgcacctcggcggcggcggatgcTAAGGCTCAGGAGGCGGGGGTtgcgcctgctgctgctgctcctgctgctgcacctGCGGCGGCGGATGAGAAGGCTGCCGTGAAGGCTTAG
- a CDS encoding hypothetical protein (EggNog:ENOG503NZA3; COG:S): protein MPLFTLSTSKKNACTLFDIRLENDFIVFRGNDHEASGQLLKGTVVLCLSAPLKVETINLKLTGTIHYGWTDPRVTATGINHHRIDKTVNFYEHRWRPFAGVGASNHIPTGDTHHSRGTTLGPGNYEWPFQVMLPGNTTESVEGLREASITYRLKASVVRGKFASDLSAYKRLRIIRTLESSALEFLHAMSVENIWPNKIDYSILIPQKAVVFGTCIPLETRFTPLLKGLELGDMTVKLVEVHDIVLHSTRSSGASSVKEYRKEREIETWRLPITREEHWQDMINDSGQEGWVLNTSLNLPKKLSKCLQDVNTKGIKVRHKLKLVVALKNPDGHISELRATLPVTIFISPNMPLDEDGNLVRQVPVGTPSLQVAAIAPPGYGEHVLDQLYEDMDPTGLQTPAGGLSAVNSPIYGRSRASSVENLNALYHGASSPVNGVPFSANQLTARLQTQLNQHNRNQSWPTMRAAESARHMPSYASEIDTEDPRTDEQSAPPSLPLTRHNSDDDESALQHLDYAELEELSKVPSYQTAVKTPVRPLAYNVLPDYETATSVPSTPQPGSPERSPPLRATELTRSDNSFLGSIAEVPQESSTQDEDMNPQSRPGTRRTSPIRWRQLSVGLYPHHSLHGEGDEHRRLHLLRAQRGLA from the exons ATGCCTCTATTCACCCTTTCCACATCCAAGAAGAATGCCTGTACGCTGTTCGACATCAG GCTCGAGAACGACTTTATTGTCTTTCGCGGTAACGATCATGAGGCCTCTGGCCAACTGCTCAAAGGAACAGTCGTGCTTTGCTTGTCTGCGCCATTAAAGGTCGAGACGATCAACTTGAAATTGACCGGCACAATTCACTATGG TTGGACCGATCCCAGAGTAACCGCGACAGGAATTAACCATCACAGAATCGATAAGACTGTGAACTTCTACGAGCACCGATGGCGACCATTTGCTGGAGTCGGCGCTTCCAACCATATTCCGACTGGCGACACACATCATTCGAGGGGCACCACGCTAGGCCCTGGCAATTACGAATGGCCCTTTCAAGTTATGCTCCCTGGTAATACCACGGAGAGTGTGGAGGGCTTGCGTGAGGCCAGCATCACTTACAGACTGAAGGCATCAGTAGTGCGGGGCAAGTTTGCATCCGATTTGAGCGCTTACAAACGGCTACGTATCATCCGAACCCTCGAATCCTCCGCCCTCGAGTTTCTACATGCGATGAGTGTGGAAAATATCTGGCCCAACAAGATAGATTACTCGATTCTGATCCCTCAGAAGGCGGTGGTCTTCGGCACATGCATCCCTCTAGAGACGAGATTTACCCCATTACTGAAGGGACTGGAGTTAGGCGACATGACCGTGAAGCTGGTCGAGGTCCATGACATTGTGCTTCACTCGACTAGGTCGTCGGGTGCCTCTTCGGTTAAGGAATACcggaaagaaagagaaatCGAGACATGGCGACTTCCCATCACGCGCGAGGAGCATTGGCAGGACATGATCAACGATAGCGGGCAGGAAGGCTGGGTTCTCAACACTTCGCTTAACCTGCCGAAGAAACTTTCGAAATGCTTGCAGGATGTCAACACCAAGGGCATCAAAGTTCGACACAAGCTGAAGTTGGTTGTGGCTTTGAAGAATCCCGACGGTCACATTTCGGAGCTTAGGGCGACGCTGCCGGTAACCATTTTCATATCGCCAAATATGCCACTGGACGAGGACGGGAATCTGGTGCGACAAGTACCGGTCGGAACACCGTCCCTGCAAGTAGCCGCGATAGCACCACCAGGCTACGGCGAGCATGTTCTTGATCAGCTGTACGAGGATATGGATCCAACCGGGCTACAAACACCAGCTGGTGGCCTGTCGGCTGTTAATAGCCCAATCTATGGAAGGTCGCGCGCCAGCTCCGTGGAGAATCTGAATGCACTCTATCATGGTGCCAGCAGTCCCGTTAATGGTGTGCCATTCAGTGCCAACCAGCTCACTGCTAGGTTGCAGACTCAGCTTAATCAGCACAATCGTAATCAGTCATGGCCCACGATGCGGGCTGCGGAATCGGCACGCCACATGCCCAGCTACGCATCAGAAATTGATACCGAGGATCCCCGTACCGATGAGCAGTCGGCGCCGCCGTCATTACCGCTTACTCGGCACAACagtgacgacgacgaatcTGCATTGCAGCACCTCGACTATGCAGAGCTTGAGGAGCTGAGCAAGGTTCCTAGTTACCAGACAGCCGTCAAGACACCAGTCCGGCCGCTGGCGTACAATGTTCTCCCAGACTACGAAACGGCGACGAGCGTACCGAGCACACCTCAACCAGGTTCGCCGGAACGATCGCCGCCGTTGAGAGCTACCGAACTCACCCGGTCCGACAACTCATTCCTGGGAAGCATCGCCGAGGTCCCTCAAGAGTCGTCGACTCAGGATGAGGACATGAACCCGCAGAGTCGGCCTGGGACACGCAGAACATCACCCATCCGCTGGCGGCAATTGTCGGTGGGATTGTACCCACACCACTCGCTGcacggggagggtgatgagcaCCGACGGCTTCACCTTCTCCGTGCCCAACGCGGCTTGGCCTAG
- a CDS encoding hypothetical protein (EggNog:ENOG503NVMB; COG:S), protein MFSLSVLPPPPRYPSQPGGGYNGISATGGVLPMIETNNILTTPTGPEYQFLVGEGLYVLKEDLHLATPPPHPSEAPIQNPNPLSTAPQPATAGTQLSLINIDVGPLPPSFYRSNSRSDGISGSIQEHPDERSQSSTEVRESTSDGGRLNSSDGGGGHFCSHAPAFGEGNTLLTPTPTKDSNKRRKPKNNMTKSNSSFISRVINHETLSKKLQERARDGMFAFANVNRAFQWLDLSSPTKTEYLTKILFTKAHCLSHDVNRVTKSAAHVDVVMGFSTGEIIWWEPISQRYTRLNKNGIINSTPVSCIAWIPNSENLFLAAHMDGTLIVYDKEKEDAIFSPEDEGTPLSSPSTAVRSSSDAPPLPRPTSSTSSSNNKTTTSSAIHKIHIQKSVHSRNQKVNPVSVWKLSNQRINAFAFSPDNRHLAVVSEDGSLRIIDYLSETLLDLFYSYYGGLTCVTWSPDGRYVLTGGQDDLVSIWSPGVDGTTQGHLVARCQGHHSWVTGVKFDLWRCDLDETTTGAGRNYRFGSVGEDGRVCLWDFSLGMLIRPRVGSTTHGVVGGRPLGEGSSRGRSNSGLSGGDTVREGGVNGDGEGDRGKGGGLRKGEVRPRAVEPRAGTAVLPPVLSKIIDDDPLCWLEFTRDAIITSCKSGHIRTWSRPAELTPLGEQENKVE, encoded by the exons ATGTTTTCCCTCAGTGtcctcccgcccccaccaAGATATCCCTCTCAGCCAGGAGGGGGATACAACGGCATCTCGGCAACTGGCGGCGTCTTACCAATGATTGAGACGAACAATATTCTCACCACCCCGACGGGGCCCGAATATCAGTTTCTCGTCGGCGAGGGTCTCTACGTCTTGAAAGAGGACCTGCATCTCGCGACACCGCCACCGCATCCATCCGAGGCTCCCATTCAGAACCCGAATCCCCTCTCAACGGCACCTCAGCCTGCCACAGCCGGGACCcagctctccctcatcaacatcgacgTCGGCCCGCTACCGCCTTCCTTTTACCGGTCCAACTCCCGCTCCGACGGCATCTCAGGCAGCATCCAAGAGCACCCCGACGAGCGAAGCCAGTCCTCCACCGAAGTCCGCGAGAGCACCAGCGACGGAGGCCGTCTCAACTCTAGCGATGGCGGAGGCGGTCACTTTTGCTCCCACGCTCCCGCCTTTGGCGAgggcaacaccctcctcacccctaCCCCAACCAAAGACTCCAACAAGCGCAGGAAACCAAAGAACAACATGACGAAAAGCAACTCGTCGTTCATCTCGAGGGTGATCAACCACGAGACCCTGAGCAAGAAGCTCCAGGAGAGAGCCAGGGACGGGATGTTTGCCTTTGCCAATGTGAATAGGGCTTTTCAGTGGCTGGACTTGTCGTCCCCGACCAAGACGGAGTATCTGACCAAGATTTTGTTTACAAAGGCGCATTGCTTGTCTCATGATGTGAACAGAGTGACCAAGAGCGCCGCGCatgttgatgtggtgatgggattTTCGACGGGGGAGATTATTTGGTGGGAGCCCATCTCTCAGCGGTATACGAGGTTGAACAAAAAC GGGATAATCAACTCGACCCCCGTCTCCTGCATAGCATGGATTCCCAATTCGGAGAACTTGTTTCTGGCAGCTCACATGGACGGCACCCTCATCGTTTACgacaaggaaaaagaagacgccatcttctcccccgaAGATGAGGGCacccctctctcctcaccttcaacgGCCGTCCGATCAAGCAGCGATGCTCCTCCCTTGCCCCGgcccacctcctcaacctcgtcatcaaacaacaagaccaccaccagcagcgcTATTCACAAAATCCACATCCAAAAGTCTGTGCATTCCAGAAACCAAAAAGTGAACCCGGTGAGCGTCTGGAAACTTTCCAACCAGCGCATCAACGCCTTTGCCTTCAGTCCAGACAACCGCCACCTGGCGGTAGTATCAGAAGATGGCTCCCTCCGGATAATTGATTATCTGTCCGAAACACTGCTGGACCTGTTTTACTCGTACTATGGTGGTCTGACATGTGTGACGTGGAGCCCGGACGGGAGGTATGTGCTCACGGGGGGGCAGGACGATTTGGTGAGCATCTGGTCTCCTGGTGTGGACGGGACGACGCAAGGGCATTTGGTGGCAAGGTGTCAGGGGCATCACAGCTGGGTGACAGGGGTGAAGTTTGATTTGTGGAGGTGCGATCTTGACGAGACGACgacgggggcggggaggaatTACAGGTTTGGGagtgtgggggaggatgggagggttTGCTTGTGGGATTTTAgcttggggatgttgattCGGCCTAGGGTGGGGAGCACGACgcatggggttgttggggggaggcCGCTGGGGGAAGGTAGTAGTAGGGGGAGGAGCAATTCGGGGTTGTCGGGGGGGGACACCgttagggaggggggggtgaatggggatggggagggggatagggggaagggcggggggttgaggaagggggaggtgaggccTAGGGCGGTTGAGCCGAGGGCTGGTACGGCGGTTTTGCCGCCTGTTTTG AGCAAAATTATTGATGACGATCCGCTTTGCTGGTTGGAGTTTACGAGAGATGCGATTATCACCAGCTGCAAGTCCGGGCACATCAGGACCTGGAGTAGGCCGGCCGAGTTGACGCCTTtgggggagcaggagaacaAGGTTGAGTGA
- the GEM1 gene encoding ERMES complex Ca(2+)-binding regulatory GTPase gem1 (BUSCO:EOG0926133I; EggNog:ENOG503NUWP; COG:V), whose product MATAVRICICGDEGTGKSSLIATFVKDTFVSNKIQAVLPQITIPPTPGHENVTTTLVDTSARPQDRTTLRREIRKCTVIMLVYSDHYSYERVALFWMPYFRSLGVNVPVVLCANKSDLTGDGNTAQVLEEEMLPVMAEFREIDSCIRTSAKEGRNVVEVFWLCQKAVTHPIAPLYDHKESQLKPACVDALRRVFYLCDRDQDGYLNDKEMHDFQAKSFDKPLLPGELENIKAVVSKAVPTCDISKGLDLQCFLQLNKLYAEKGRHETIWIILRKHHYTDSLSLEDGFLQPKLDVPEYASTELSPAGYRFFMDLFLIFDKDNDGGLNDQELAALFAPTPGLPPSWVETSFPSSTVRNEAGHITLQGWLAQWSMTTFLEPKTTLEYLAYLGFEGPNARDSTTAALKITKPRKRRRRPGRVDRNVVLCYILGSSASGKSTLLNAFLNRPFDALYHPTIKPRRAVNSVELGGGKQCYLILEELGELEPAILENQAKLDACDLICYAYDSSDPESFSHIVELRKRYPQLDELPAIYTALKADCDKTTQRSELQPDAYTAALNMSAPLHVSVTWHSISELFVALAEAATNPSTAFPKTEEAPDRTSLYMALGATTCAALAAFMIWRRSTSSM is encoded by the exons ATGGCGACCG CAGTTCGAATTTGTATCTGCGGCGACGAGGGGACGGGCAAGTCAAGTCTTATCGCTACCTTCGTCAAGGATACCTTCGTCTCCAACAAAATACAAGCCGTCCTACCCCAGATTACCATCCCTCCAACGCCCGGCCACGAGaatgtcaccaccaccctcgtcgATACCTCAGCACGACCCCAAGACCGAACCACACTCCGGAGAGAGATCCGAAAATGCACCGTGATCATGCTGGTCTACTCGGACCACTACAGCTACGAACGTGTTGCCCTCTTCTGGATGCCTTACTTTCGCTCCCTCGGCGTCAACGTCCCTGTCGTTTTATGCGCCAACAAGTCAGATCTTACCGGTGATGGGAACACAGCGCAGGTGCTTGAGGAGGAAATGCTACCAGTCATGGCCGAGTTTAGGGAGATCGATTCTTGCATACGTACAAGCGCAAAGGAGGGACGAAACGTAGTTGAGGTCTTTTGGTTATGTCAGAAGGCCGTGACACATCCAATAGCCCCGCTGTACGACCATAAAGAAAGCCAACTCAAACCAGCCTGCGTTGACGCCTTGAGGAGGGTCTTCTATCTGTGCGACAGGGATCAAGACGGTTATCTCAACGATAAGGAGATGCACGATTTCCAGGCAAAGTCGTTCGATAAGCCGCTGCTCCCAGGAGAGCTGGAGAACATCAAGGCTGTTGTCAGCAAAGCCGTACCAACTTGCGACATAAGTAAGGGGCTGGATTTACAATGCTTCTTGCAGCTGAATAAGCTTTACGCTGAGAAGGGCCGCCATGAGACCATTTGGATTATTCTCCGAAAACACCATTACACTGACAGTTTAAGTTTGGAGGATGGCTTTTTACAGCCGAAGCTGGACGTGCCAGAATATGCCTCGACTGAGCTTAGTCCAGCTGGCTACCGCTTTTTCATGGatctcttcttgatctttgACAAGGACAACGACGGAGGTCTCAACGACCAGGAGCTGGCAGCCTTGTTCGCTCCCACCCCTGGATTACCACCATCATGGGTGGAAACATCGTTCCCATCCTCCACTGTCCGGAACGAGGCCGGGCACATCACGCTTCAGGGATGGCTGGCACAATGGAGCATGACCACGTTCCTAGAACCAAAAACAACACTTGAATATCTTGCCTACCTAGGCTTTGAGGGTCCAAACGCCCGGGActcaaccacagcagcccTCAAAATTACCAAACCCCGCAAACGAAGGCGCAGACCAGGCCGTGTAGACCGCAACGTCGTCCTCTGCTACATCCTAggctcctctgcctctgggAAATCAACCCTGCTCaacgccttcctcaaccgccCCTTTGACGCCCTTTaccatcccaccatcaaacCCCGCCGCGCAGTCAACAGCGTCGAACTGGGAGGTGGAAAGCAATGCTACCTCATCCTCGAAGAACTCGGCGAGCTCGAGCCCGCCATCTTGGAAAACCAAGCCAAACTCGACGCGTGCGATCTCATCTGCTACGCTTATGACTCTTCCGACCCGGAATCTTTTTCTCACATTGTCGAGTTGCGCAAACGGTACCCGCAGCTTGACGAACTGCCTGCTATATACACGGCGCTCAAGGCCGACTGCGACAAGACGACGCAAAGGAGCGAGCTGCAGCCTGATGCGTATACCGCGGCGCTGAATATGTCTGCGCCGCTGCATGTGAGTGTTACGTGGCATAGTATCAGTGAGCTGTTTGTTGCGCTGGCCGAGGCGGCGACGAACCCAAGTACTGCGTTTCcgaagacggaggaggcgccGGATCGGACGAGCTTGTATATGGCGTTGGGCGCGACGACTTGCGCGGCGTTGGCGGCGTTTatgatttggaggaggtcgacAAGTTCGATGTGA
- the ABD1 gene encoding mRNA cap guanine-N7 methyltransferase (COG:A; EggNog:ENOG503NTXE; BUSCO:EOG09262QTY), whose product MADNDQSDLPQPFNARNLVTAKKRQRSRSPGNGSGSATPSGEAPKKQLKRPGQRARIDDATREQARQRALERQRQLQAQEAASAAANTPTSYGPSGSSSGSFPSNHNSRGNINDVVRAHYNAVPERGRDWRKTDSRIKGLRSFNNWVKSCIIQKFAPDEDHSPGARERGQASNNRLLVLDIGCGKGGDLGKWQQAPQTVELYVGLDPADVSIEQARDRYRSMNRPGGGHRGGRGGHRGRPPPRIFEARFHAKDCFAETIGDIDIIRQVGFNNNNVSDNKGFDVVSMMFCMHYAFETEQKARQMLKNVAGALKKGGRLIGCIPNSDVISAKVVEFNKKQEEKKRRKAEKEAERARAKEDGEADDEDPNKEDGELDSDEGEAEETAAWGNDIYRVRFPGPTPADGIFRPPFGWKYNFFLHEAVEEVPEYVVPWEAFRALAEDYNLELQYHKPFADVWEMEKDDRELGPLSERMGVRERHGGKLLVSPEEMEAASFYVAFCFYRV is encoded by the coding sequence ATGGCTGACAACGACCAAtccgacctcccccaacccttcAACGCTCGCAACCTCGTCACCGCCAAAAAGCGCCAACGTTCTAGATCCCCAGGCaacggctccggctccgccaccccctccggcgAAGCTCCCAAAAAACAACTCAAACGCCCCGGCCAACGCGCCCGCATTGACGATGCCACCCGTGAACAAGCCCGCCAGCGCGCCCTAGAGCGCCAGCGTCAactccaagcccaagaagccgCCAGCGCCGCAGCGAACACTCCCACCTCCTATGGCCCctccggcagcagcagtggctCTTTCCCATCCAACCACAACTCCCGCGGCAACATCAACGACGTCGTTCGCGCCCACTACAACGCCGTCCCAGAGCGTGGTCGCGACTGGAGGAAAACCGACAGCAGGATCAAAGGCCTGAGGTCGTTCAACAACTGGGTCAAGAGCTGCATCATTCAGAAATTTGCGCCAGACGAAGATCACTCCCCTGGCGCCAGGGAAAGAGGCCAGGCCTCCAATAACCGGCTTTTGGTTCTTGACATTGGCTgcggaaaggggggtgattTGGGGAAATGGCAGCAGGCTCCCCAGACGGTTGAACTCTACGTCGGTCTCGACCCGGCAGATGTCTCCATCGAGCAAGCCCGCGACCGCTACAGAAGCATGAACCGACCTGGCGGTGGTCaccggggagggagaggtggacaTAGGGGTCGCCCTCCACCCCGGATCTTCGAGGCGAGGTTCCACGCGAAGGATTGTTTTGCCGAGACGATAGGGGATATTGACATTATTCGCCAGGTTGGGTTCAACAATAACAACGTCAGCGACAACAAAGGGTTTGATGTGGTGAGCATGATGTTCTGCATGCATTACGCGTTTGAGACGGAGCAAAAGGCGAGGCAGATGCTGAAGAATGTGGCGGGGGCGTtgaagaaaggggggaggttgattgGGTGCATCCCAAACTCGGATGTCATTTCGGCaaaggtggtggagtttaacaagaagcaggaggagaagaagaggcgaaAGGCTGAAAAGGAGGCGGAAAGGGCCAGGGCgaaggaagatggcgaagcGGACGACGAGGACCCTAATAAGGAAGACGGGGAGCTGGATTCTGATGAAggagaggcggaggagactGCTGCTTGGGGGAATGATATCTACCGAGTGAGATTTCCCGGTCCGACGCCAGCGGACGGGATCTTTAGACCGCCGTTTGGGTGGAAGTATAACTTTTTCTTGCATGAGgcagtggaggaggtgccggAGTATGTCGTTCCGTGGGAGGCCTTTCGCGCGTTGGCTGAGGATTACAACCTGGAGCTGCAGTATCACAAGCCGTTTGCGGATgtgtgggagatggagaaggatgaTAGGGAGTTGGGGCCGTTGAGcgagaggatgggggttaGGGAGAGGCATGGGGGGAAACTGCTTGTTAGTccggaggagatggaggcggcGAGCTTTTATGtggctttttgtttttatcGGGTTTAA